From ANME-2 cluster archaeon, a single genomic window includes:
- a CDS encoding ABC transporter permease — MLALKNIMKNRVRTSLNIAAVTIAVLSVILLASLGSGLVTTGESAFKESLMHLWITGQPVDLRASYASVGAAKINNAHQLSYDAVKDPRITHTIPMLTEMIYAYRDDVNPRAVFGLGVETSGPMVVISEGSPLNTSSHYNGGAYNGAWTREVLVDSRASALLNVNVGDTIHVGKSVGDAKGQVFKVVGVTNSLAGFSVNPMIIFPFSEFQDITGNHYYDSASMIMVRLKDPEDVHAVKADLEVAYPNYVVSTNMEFLEKVIKENSIMLYSAASMVVLALVMGGALVVNTTLLSINEKRKEIGIMQVIGLSRWSMVKSIGLEGLIISLLGGIAGCVLSIPFTIGLNHGIESMMGFKNVLVLDEMFLAGGFVMAITLGLLSTIIAMWRLVRIHPIEQLRSI, encoded by the coding sequence ATGCTTGCGCTCAAGAACATAATGAAAAACAGGGTCCGGACATCACTTAACATCGCTGCGGTAACAATAGCAGTATTGTCCGTGATACTGCTGGCATCCCTGGGTAGTGGTCTTGTGACCACGGGTGAAAGTGCTTTCAAGGAGAGTTTGATGCATCTCTGGATAACAGGCCAACCTGTTGACCTGCGCGCCAGCTATGCAAGCGTTGGTGCGGCAAAAATAAACAATGCCCACCAGCTTTCATATGATGCCGTGAAAGACCCCCGGATCACCCACACCATCCCCATGCTCACTGAAATGATCTATGCCTACAGGGATGATGTAAATCCCAGGGCGGTATTCGGACTGGGAGTGGAAACGAGCGGGCCCATGGTTGTTATTTCCGAAGGTTCCCCCCTGAACACCAGTTCCCACTATAATGGCGGGGCGTATAACGGAGCATGGACACGGGAAGTTTTGGTGGACAGCCGCGCATCTGCTTTGTTGAATGTTAATGTGGGTGATACCATACACGTGGGTAAATCTGTTGGAGATGCAAAAGGGCAGGTATTCAAGGTTGTGGGAGTCACCAACTCACTGGCAGGATTCAGCGTCAATCCCATGATCATATTCCCTTTTTCAGAATTCCAGGATATTACCGGCAACCACTATTATGACAGCGCTTCCATGATAATGGTCAGACTGAAAGACCCTGAAGACGTTCATGCGGTCAAAGCCGACCTTGAAGTGGCCTATCCGAACTATGTGGTGAGCACAAACATGGAGTTTCTCGAGAAGGTAATAAAAGAGAACAGCATAATGCTTTACAGTGCTGCCTCAATGGTGGTGTTGGCACTGGTCATGGGGGGCGCCCTTGTCGTGAACACCACGCTGCTATCCATAAACGAGAAACGCAAAGAGATAGGTATCATGCAGGTTATTGGCCTGTCCAGGTGGTCAATGGTAAAAAGTATAGGACTGGAAGGATTGATAATCAGCCTTCTGGGAGGGATCGCCGGATGTGTTTTGAGCATACCTTTCACGATAGGACTGAACCACGGGATTGAATCCATGATGGGTTTTAAAAATGTGCTGGTACTGGATGAAATGTTCCTGGCGGGAGGATTTGTAATGGCAATAACACTGGGTCTGTTATCCACTATCATAGCTATGTGGCGGTTAGTCCGGATACACCCGATAGAACAGTTGCGTAGCATTTAA
- a CDS encoding asparagine synthase C-terminal domain-containing protein — MAAGRSCHGHRGREMDAHFQTIVRATGNHDEPALCEMIVQSLSVSVSKSLRPHCAVLFSGGVDSSLIAVLAARQIPDIMLITVGFSDSNDIGWAPVAAQLLGLGNNHHSKIITPGDVQSTIPRVMKVLGTADPMTISLAVPLFIACVEAKSMNIGLLLAGQGADELFGGYHRYQDIAHEGMSALDEAIAADVAGLSRRDILRDSTITKAANVELAVPFLEPGMVQLGLFIPAMLKVRESGGERVGKYILRRAAEQVMPGEIAWRDKKAMQYGSGVWAAMGKLARQAGYRKQDKGYIRKYLYSVAEENRITLDVTS; from the coding sequence TTGGCAGCAGGTAGAAGCTGTCACGGTCACAGAGGAAGAGAGATGGATGCTCATTTTCAGACAATAGTCCGGGCAACAGGGAACCATGATGAACCCGCATTATGTGAGATGATCGTACAAAGCCTGTCCGTGAGTGTGAGCAAGAGTTTACGACCACATTGCGCCGTGCTGTTCTCGGGCGGGGTGGACAGTTCACTCATCGCTGTGCTGGCCGCACGCCAGATACCTGACATCATGCTTATCACGGTTGGTTTTTCGGATTCTAATGATATTGGATGGGCGCCTGTGGCCGCACAATTGCTGGGACTTGGGAACAATCACCATTCAAAAATCATTACCCCCGGGGATGTCCAATCGACGATTCCCCGCGTTATGAAGGTACTGGGAACCGCCGACCCCATGACCATCTCACTTGCAGTACCCCTTTTTATTGCCTGCGTTGAGGCAAAAAGCATGAATATCGGCCTGCTGTTAGCCGGACAGGGAGCCGATGAACTGTTCGGCGGCTATCACCGGTATCAGGACATTGCACACGAGGGGATGTCTGCCCTGGATGAAGCAATCGCCGCAGATGTAGCCGGATTATCCCGGCGGGACATCCTGCGCGATAGTACCATTACAAAGGCTGCAAACGTGGAGCTTGCGGTCCCGTTCCTTGAACCCGGGATGGTCCAACTGGGCCTGTTCATTCCTGCCATGTTGAAGGTCAGGGAGTCCGGGGGAGAACGGGTTGGCAAGTACATCCTCCGCAGGGCTGCTGAACAGGTTATGCCGGGTGAGATCGCATGGCGGGACAAGAAAGCCATGCAGTATGGCAGCGGCGTGTGGGCGGCTATGGGCAAACTTGCCAGGCAGGCAGGGTACAGGAAACAAGATAAAGGCTATATAAGAAAATATCTTTATTCGGTTGCAGAGGAAAACAGGATTACGCTGGATGTAACATCATGA
- the gatC gene encoding Asp-tRNA(Asn)/Glu-tRNA(Gln) amidotransferase subunit GatC, whose protein sequence is MITTKDVEHIGWLARLKMEEEQLEGYAGQLNSVLDYFGQLDEVDTEGVEPTFHVLKVNNVFRDDEVTGCLTHDEATGNAPRTQDGYFKAPRII, encoded by the coding sequence ATGATCACAACAAAGGACGTTGAACATATTGGCTGGCTGGCCAGGCTGAAGATGGAAGAGGAACAGCTTGAAGGATATGCGGGCCAGTTGAATTCGGTACTGGATTATTTCGGACAGCTGGACGAGGTGGATACCGAGGGTGTGGAGCCCACCTTCCATGTTTTGAAAGTTAATAACGTGTTCAGGGATGATGAGGTCACTGGCTGCCTCACCCATGACGAGGCCACGGGCAACGCGCCCAGGACGCAGGATGGCTACTTCAAGGCCCCCAGGATAATCTGA
- the gatA gene encoding Asp-tRNA(Asn)/Glu-tRNA(Gln) amidotransferase subunit GatA: protein MITVAQTLEAIRNSSVEDVLNQCIDRIESGTFNTFITVAKESALEAAGKMEGHTGPLAGIPIAIKDNISTRGIQTTCASKILGGYVPPYDAHVIERLKAAGAIIVGKANMDEFAMGTSTESSHYGPTLNPWDPERVPGGSSGGSAATVAASEVPLSLGSDTGGSVRCPASFCGVVGLKPTYGVISRYGLISYANSLEQIGPIASNVEDMTLLFNVIAGHDARDSTSVAGEKDYTKALVDDVKGLTIGVPEEYFGEGIDPAVEKSVWDGVHRLEELGASWKEVKMAHTKYALAAYYVIAMSEASSNLARFDGMRYGLRLEKDHDWHTTYSEIRAQGFGEEVKRRILLGTYALSAGYMDKYYLKALKVRTLIRQDFEQALKDTDVLIAPTMPTPAFKLGEKISDPLTLYMADVNTVPINLAGVPSVSLPCGFSNGLPIGLQVMGRHFDEATIIRTAYTFEQNTDFHTRSPEVA, encoded by the coding sequence ATGATAACAGTAGCACAGACCCTTGAAGCAATACGAAATTCGTCAGTTGAGGACGTACTAAACCAGTGCATCGACAGGATAGAGAGCGGCACGTTCAACACATTCATCACCGTGGCAAAGGAATCTGCCCTTGAGGCGGCCGGGAAAATGGAAGGACATACCGGACCCCTGGCAGGCATACCCATTGCCATCAAAGATAATATATCGACCAGAGGCATTCAGACTACCTGTGCATCAAAGATACTCGGTGGTTATGTGCCGCCCTATGACGCCCATGTTATCGAGCGCCTGAAAGCGGCAGGGGCCATTATTGTTGGCAAAGCGAACATGGATGAGTTCGCCATGGGCACCTCCACTGAGAGCAGCCATTACGGCCCCACGCTCAATCCCTGGGACCCAGAACGGGTGCCGGGCGGTTCATCCGGTGGCAGTGCTGCCACTGTGGCTGCCAGCGAGGTGCCGCTGTCACTGGGCTCAGATACCGGCGGCTCGGTCAGGTGCCCCGCATCTTTTTGCGGCGTGGTGGGGCTCAAACCCACCTATGGCGTGATATCCAGGTACGGGCTGATCTCCTATGCCAACAGCCTGGAGCAGATAGGACCTATTGCTTCCAATGTTGAGGATATGACTTTATTGTTCAATGTAATTGCCGGACACGATGCAAGGGATTCCACGTCAGTAGCCGGAGAGAAGGATTATACAAAGGCACTGGTGGACGACGTGAAAGGACTGACCATTGGGGTGCCGGAAGAATATTTCGGTGAGGGGATCGACCCGGCTGTGGAGAAGTCGGTTTGGGACGGCGTGCACAGGCTGGAAGAGCTGGGTGCATCGTGGAAAGAAGTGAAGATGGCGCATACAAAGTACGCACTTGCTGCCTACTATGTCATTGCGATGAGCGAAGCGTCCTCAAACCTGGCACGGTTCGACGGTATGCGGTACGGGCTGCGGCTCGAAAAGGACCACGACTGGCATACCACGTACAGCGAGATACGGGCACAGGGGTTTGGCGAGGAAGTGAAACGCCGCATCCTGCTGGGGACCTATGCGCTGTCAGCGGGGTACATGGACAAGTATTACCTCAAGGCGCTGAAGGTCAGGACACTTATCAGGCAGGACTTTGAGCAGGCTCTCAAAGATACCGACGTGCTCATAGCACCTACCATGCCCACTCCGGCATTCAAACTTGGGGAGAAGATAAGCGACCCTCTGACCCTGTACATGGCAGATGTGAACACCGTTCCCATTAACCTGGCAGGCGTGCCTTCGGTCTCATTGCCCTGTGGTTTTTCGAACGGGCTGCCGATAGGGTTGCAGGTAATGGGACGGCATTTCGACGAAGCGACCATTATCCGCACAGCCTATACTTTTGAGCAGAACACTGATTTCCATACCAGAAGCCCGGAGGTGGCATAG
- the gatB gene encoding Asp-tRNA(Asn)/Glu-tRNA(Gln) amidotransferase subunit GatB — MREGSLKLRPYLDDVGVMIGLEIHVQLNKLNTKIFCGCPLDYHDDEPNTHTCPVCLGLPGSLPVINRKSVEYSIKVGLALNCTIEEHTQFYRKNYYYPDLPKGFQITQYDYPIASNGYINIEGEDGEVRIRINRAHMEEDPGRLVHEGGSIERSKYTFIDYNRSGVALLEIVTEPDLRSPKEARRFLDKLRNILGYLDVVDTTLEGSMRVDANISLAGGSRSEVKNISSHKGAERALLFEIIRQKNLLRRGGKVVQETRHFDEARGVTVSLRTKEEAHDYRYFPEADLGPIRVADWAPGIQETLPELPDARRMRFVSNYSITDDHARSLTSEKQVADFYEQVAAEVDSKLAAVWIADVLKGELNYRDIGIDAFSSEYMVALVKLVAGDKISEQSGVEVIRTILDEGGNPDEVVAAKGLLKAGGDIVTTAVVEVIEENPQAVEDYRSGKPEAVNFLTGQVMKKTRGRADAKEVREMIIQRI, encoded by the coding sequence ATGCGAGAGGGAAGTTTGAAATTGCGCCCATACCTGGATGACGTCGGCGTGATGATAGGGCTTGAGATACATGTGCAGCTGAACAAGCTCAATACCAAGATATTCTGCGGTTGTCCCCTGGATTACCACGATGATGAACCAAACACCCATACATGCCCCGTATGCCTTGGCCTGCCAGGGTCGTTACCTGTGATAAACCGCAAATCTGTGGAATACTCAATCAAGGTAGGACTGGCTCTGAATTGCACGATAGAGGAGCATACCCAGTTCTACAGGAAAAATTACTACTATCCCGACCTGCCAAAGGGCTTCCAGATAACACAGTACGATTATCCTATTGCCTCAAATGGCTACATTAACATTGAGGGCGAGGACGGCGAAGTGCGAATCCGCATCAACCGGGCACACATGGAAGAGGACCCTGGAAGACTGGTACACGAGGGCGGCAGTATCGAGCGCTCCAAGTACACCTTCATCGATTACAACCGCAGTGGTGTGGCACTGCTTGAGATCGTGACCGAGCCCGACCTGCGAAGCCCGAAGGAGGCGCGCAGGTTCCTGGATAAGTTGCGCAACATCCTGGGATACCTGGACGTGGTGGATACGACGCTTGAGGGCTCCATGCGTGTGGATGCCAATATCTCGCTGGCGGGCGGCAGCCGGTCCGAGGTGAAGAATATCAGCAGCCACAAAGGTGCGGAGCGGGCATTGCTGTTCGAGATAATCCGGCAGAAGAACCTGCTGCGGCGGGGCGGCAAGGTGGTGCAGGAGACCAGGCACTTTGACGAGGCCAGGGGTGTGACCGTGAGTTTGAGGACCAAGGAGGAGGCGCATGATTATCGCTATTTCCCCGAGGCTGACCTTGGGCCCATCAGGGTGGCAGACTGGGCGCCCGGGATACAGGAGACTTTGCCGGAACTGCCTGATGCCAGGAGAATGCGGTTCGTGTCTAATTATAGTATCACTGATGACCATGCCAGGAGCCTTACTTCCGAGAAACAGGTGGCGGATTTCTATGAACAGGTGGCGGCAGAGGTTGATTCGAAACTGGCAGCGGTCTGGATAGCTGATGTACTGAAGGGTGAACTGAATTACCGGGACATTGGCATTGATGCATTTTCCAGCGAATATATGGTGGCTCTGGTGAAATTGGTGGCCGGGGATAAGATTTCAGAGCAAAGTGGTGTTGAGGTTATCCGCACAATCCTGGATGAGGGTGGTAACCCTGATGAAGTTGTGGCGGCAAAAGGTCTTTTGAAGGCGGGTGGCGACATTGTGACCACGGCTGTGGTCGAGGTCATTGAAGAGAATCCCCAGGCTGTTGAGGATTACCGGTCCGGCAAGCCCGAGGCTGTGAATTTCCTGACCGGGCAGGTCATGAAGAAGACCAGGGGCCGTGCTGATGCCAAAGAAGTTCGCGAGATGATTATCCAGAG